The Planctomicrobium piriforme genome includes a window with the following:
- the lpxA gene encoding acyl-ACP--UDP-N-acetylglucosamine O-acyltransferase — MSIHPTAIIDSQAQIDPSVVIGPHVVIEGPVTIGPNCRLGAGVVIYGPTTIGSGCRIHAHAVLGDVPQDRAFTGEESFVHIGNDCVIREGVTIHRGSHHNTETRVGDRCMLMTNSHIGHNCVLENDVVMISGSLLGGYVHVGPSAVISGNAAVHQFVRIGELAMISGLGKIVQDIPPFFMTDREGGLVGVNRVGLLRRSFTSHEREEIKAAYRIIYRSGLGQLQAFKQLVDMVKTDAGNRLIAFLSAKSRRGIAASSYSMTHKDKSGMETSAAVARDANEH; from the coding sequence ATGTCTATCCACCCCACGGCCATCATCGACTCACAGGCCCAGATCGACCCCTCCGTGGTCATCGGCCCCCATGTGGTCATCGAAGGCCCGGTTACGATCGGTCCGAATTGCCGTCTCGGCGCGGGGGTCGTGATCTACGGTCCGACCACCATCGGCAGCGGCTGCCGGATTCACGCTCATGCCGTTCTCGGGGATGTCCCGCAGGACCGTGCGTTCACTGGCGAGGAATCATTCGTCCACATCGGCAACGACTGCGTGATCCGCGAAGGGGTCACCATTCACCGCGGTTCGCACCATAATACAGAGACGCGGGTCGGCGACCGCTGCATGTTGATGACCAATTCGCATATCGGCCACAACTGCGTGCTGGAAAACGACGTCGTCATGATCAGCGGCTCGCTGCTGGGGGGCTATGTGCATGTCGGCCCCAGCGCGGTCATTTCCGGCAATGCGGCGGTCCACCAGTTTGTCCGCATCGGCGAACTGGCGATGATCAGCGGCCTCGGCAAAATTGTTCAGGACATTCCCCCATTCTTCATGACGGACCGCGAAGGGGGACTGGTCGGCGTCAATCGGGTCGGGCTGTTACGCCGCAGCTTCACTTCGCACGAGCGCGAAGAGATCAAGGCGGCCTACCGCATCATCTACCGTTCCGGCCTCGGCCAGTTGCAGGCGTTCAAGCAGCTCGTCGACATGGTCAAAACCGACGCCGGCAATCGGTTGATTGCTTTCCTCTCCGCCAAGTCGCGGCGGGGGATTGCGGCTTCGTCGTACTCCATGACGCACAAAGACAAGAGCGGCATGGAAACGAGCGCTGCCGTCGCCCGCGATGCCAACGAGCACTGA
- a CDS encoding ferredoxin family protein, with protein sequence MTHVVAEPCFNCKYTDCVVVCPVECFYEGESMLYIHPDECIDCEACVPECPVAAIFHEDNLPEQWAPYKELNADMASQCPVLTEKKEPLGGEPGK encoded by the coding sequence ATGACCCACGTCGTTGCAGAACCCTGTTTCAACTGTAAATACACCGACTGCGTCGTGGTCTGCCCCGTGGAGTGCTTCTACGAGGGAGAATCGATGCTCTACATTCATCCCGATGAGTGCATCGACTGCGAAGCCTGCGTCCCGGAATGTCCGGTGGCCGCCATCTTCCACGAAGACAATCTCCCCGAGCAATGGGCGCCCTATAAAGAACTCAACGCCGACATGGCCTCTCAGTGCCCGGTGCTGACGGAGAAGAAAGAGCCGCTGGGCGGCGAACCTGGCAAATAA
- a CDS encoding hydroxypyruvate isomerase family protein, translating to MAAHADSFSRRDWMKASGIGMAALAALPGSEVAAADSPVAKNGRIKQSLVSWCYKPAWPNIDDLCQTAVKLGCPSIELIEVEQWPTLKKHGLTCAIASSHGFPKGFNNKDQWAECTEILKKRIAQCKDFGVTRVITFTGMANGLSKEEGADNCVAGLKQIVGEAEKHNVTLCLEMLNTRDTTHAMKGHPGYQGDHCDYCIDILKRVGSSHAKLLFDIYHVQIMDGDVIRRIHEHKDYLGHIHTAGNPGRGELDGPQEINYPAVMQALLDVGYDGYVGQEFIPTRDAWDGLSKAVQICDV from the coding sequence ATGGCTGCACACGCTGACTCATTTTCCCGACGTGACTGGATGAAGGCTTCCGGTATTGGCATGGCGGCGCTGGCGGCATTGCCTGGCTCCGAAGTTGCCGCGGCCGACTCTCCGGTGGCGAAGAACGGGCGGATCAAGCAGTCACTGGTCAGTTGGTGCTATAAGCCGGCCTGGCCGAATATCGACGATCTCTGCCAGACCGCCGTCAAGCTGGGTTGCCCCAGCATCGAGCTCATCGAAGTTGAACAATGGCCGACCCTCAAAAAGCATGGCCTCACCTGTGCCATCGCCAGCAGCCACGGCTTCCCGAAAGGCTTCAACAACAAGGATCAGTGGGCCGAATGCACGGAGATTCTGAAAAAGCGAATCGCGCAGTGCAAAGACTTTGGCGTGACGCGGGTCATCACGTTCACCGGCATGGCGAACGGGCTCTCGAAGGAAGAAGGGGCCGACAACTGCGTCGCCGGCCTCAAGCAGATTGTTGGTGAAGCCGAGAAGCACAACGTGACCCTGTGCCTGGAAATGCTCAATACCAGAGACACCACGCACGCCATGAAGGGGCACCCCGGTTATCAAGGGGATCACTGCGACTACTGCATCGACATCCTGAAACGGGTCGGCTCGTCGCATGCCAAGCTGCTGTTCGACATCTACCACGTCCAGATCATGGACGGAGACGTGATTCGTCGCATTCACGAACACAAAGACTACCTGGGGCACATCCACACCGCCGGCAATCCGGGCCGGGGCGAGCTCGATGGCCCGCAGGAGATCAACTATCCGGCCGTGATGCAGGCGCTGCTGGACGTCGGTTACGATGGCTATGTCGGCCAGGAATTCATTCCAACCCGCGACGCCTGGGACGGCCTGTCGAAGGCGGTTCAGATCTGCGATGTGTGA
- a CDS encoding rhodanese-like domain-containing protein produces MAKQHSPRFLEIVNDAKVRIHECTVQDVKKRLDSQENFTLIDVREESEFAKGRLPGAVHVGKGVIERDIEKVVPNPATPVVLYCGGGFRSALAADALQKMGYTSVISMDGGWSGWNEAGFPVEKPQA; encoded by the coding sequence ATGGCCAAACAGCACTCGCCCCGTTTTCTCGAAATCGTCAACGACGCCAAGGTCCGCATCCATGAATGCACGGTCCAGGACGTGAAAAAACGTCTCGATTCACAAGAAAATTTCACCCTGATCGATGTCCGTGAGGAGAGCGAATTCGCCAAAGGGCGTCTGCCGGGAGCGGTGCATGTCGGCAAAGGGGTCATCGAGCGGGATATCGAAAAAGTCGTTCCGAACCCCGCGACGCCAGTCGTTCTCTATTGCGGCGGGGGGTTCCGCTCCGCCCTCGCGGCGGACGCCCTGCAGAAAATGGGATACACCAGCGTGATCTCCATGGATGGCGGCTGGAGCGGCTGGAACGAGGCAGGCTTCCCGGTTGAGAAACCCCAGGCCTGA